The Pyrus communis chromosome 8, drPyrComm1.1, whole genome shotgun sequence region CTTTCTTCATCTCTAAGCGGTTCATACATGAAAGCACTCGAAACAATTCCAATAAACCCCTGTTGTTTTGGCTGTAACATTACTcgtcatttttttattttctatttaaaaaaacatTGGTTACCAACTTAATTATCATTTTAATCTTTCAACATCAACTTTCCCAACTGTACATAATTATCCTAGTGGTATTTAAGTGGTTTAGAAAATTAGAGcattgatttttggattttcttcTAATTGGAGCTTTGATTCTTGAATTGAAAATTCATGATTATTGTTTTCTATACTTATCGTAATGTGAAGCAACAATCCTTTTTTATAACACCGTTAAAACTTCATCCAAAATAAAGGGTTTGTAAAGCAAATATGGACAAAtgctcaattttcttttgggagtataaatttgaaaaaccaGAATAGAAAACAAGTCCATATATAATTGCTCACCCAAAACAAACTACGATAGATGTCAACGGCCATGCCATGTGCTATTAACATGTTGTGCATTGCAATGAGAGGCTCCACATCAGAATTTCCAGTGGAACAATTACCAAACGGCGGTGAACAACGAGCTGGTGGAAATATTCCTCTTATGTAGGCTAAATCAGCTATGAGATTGGGCTCGTTTATGGTAACCCAGTACCTCACCCTATCCCCAAAATTCTTGAAGCATATGGTGGCAAAATGAGCAAATTCTTCCCTGCAAtaaaaggaaacaaataaaGTCCAGAAAACCCATGAAAGCGTAAGTCATCCCATAACTGAGCAAGTAATGTTATTTACACCACATTTACTAATATCTAAATAGGTTTATTTGCACCGTAATAGCGGACTAAGCCAGCCCCCATCTCTTGCTTCTAGCATATAGGGCAGGTCAGTGTGGTGAATTGTCACAAATGGTTCTATTCCTGCATTATTGATATACAAATCCTTACGAGAAAATTTGGTAAGAAATTGAATTCATTATTTGGTCAtgtttttggtaaataaaaCAACAGAACTGCAAGTAATGGTAGAAGAAATTTTGTGTTTCTAGCAATACCTTTGCTTACTAGGTGGTTTATAAGCTTGTTATAAAACGTGATCCCGCTTGGATTGGGCGTGCCGAGCATCCCATCTATAATTAGCTCAAGAAGATACTTTAACTAAGTTGCTAATAGCCATATTAATAAAGAACCAAGCAAACAAAAGTtaaccaaaattaattaatcagaAAGCAAATTAATTAAGCTAGTACAAATAGAAAAGCAGCATAAATAATACCAGGTAGAATTCTGGACCAAGAAATGGAGAACCGGTATCCCCTTATGCCTAAGGAATGCATCAGCTCAATGTCTTCCTGTACAGATTTATATGACCCATGTCAATATCAGAAAGTTAAATAAATTTGCTTCCCCTTAtctgtttcttttcttgtttaaaATTTCCAGAATTCAAAATATAAATGATCAATACCAAGTAGAGATTGTAATGGTCGTCTGCAACGTCTCCGTTAGCATTATCCTCTATTTTTCCTGATGACATGAATCTGGTGAAAATACAGCCTAATAGTAGTAAGAAATATTTGACGAATAATGTTATTGGTACTTCATTTACTGATCGCCTCTCTAATATATGTGGACTACATCTATGCTTGTGGAAGTAAACCGTATTAGAGAGGTGGTGAGCAATGTACGTGCCAGTAAATGTGGTCCAGAGAGCAACACTTACCTGGAATTTTTGTGAAAACATCCCAGTTGCTTAGGCCCTTACCATCTTGAAGATAAGCACCTTCAACCTTGTAAAATCAAATTAGTAGCCAATTAAAAGTTAGAAATTAAGTTGCAGCGCAACAAAGGAGTTTGATTAGAAGAAGATAAAGAGGAGGCCAGAAGGTGCCTGATAAGATGAAGTCGCAGCTCCAAAGAAGAAGTCATTTGGGAATGCAGACCTTTGGATTTCTTCATGTGGTTTCAAACATTGAGCTAAAACAGAATAGGAAATGAGGAGAACAGAGAATGGGTATAACAAACAGTTGAACGTCATTTTTGTTGGTTTAAACTTTTGTGATATATTCAACTTTGTATATGTAGAAATTTAACACAAGAAAGGTGAGGGCCCGCCAAAGTGAATAATTTGTCTTCAATacttttaataatttatgtcCGCTACTTATTGGTGGGGTCTTTTGCCAATTATATGGAGTTCTGCATATGGAGAAGCATACCCGTGGCGTGCATTCTCCGTTTTATATGCTGTTACATGAGGAAGCCATGAACACTTCTCTGCATGCTAAGCAAACCTATGTAAAATACTTGGGAAAagtctataaaaaaaaacacagctAGCAATAGACAAATTAAGAAGTAAACAAGTTAGTGAGTGGGTTCATATaccaaaaagtcaacaaaaagtcaacaaaaaggcCCATGGGGTCGAAaagtgggaagaagaagaagagattttTTGGTTAGGCGTATGGAATTGGCTAAACATTTGTTTAAGAGAAGAGGGAAAATAATTGTATTTATTTAGAAtgtattgtttgtttgtgataATAATTATAGCACATGATTGTATAAATTATTGATAAATTGTGTTTAGGACTAGTATATAATTTGGAAGATCTTGTTCCTTTAGGCTTGTATTACTTGCAAGGCTAGTAAGTCTGCTAGGTTTACTATAAATACTGGCTCAAGTGATGGGAAACATTATCACAGAAATTGTCCAACTCTCTTTTTTCTGTTTATTCTGCACCTTCAGTAAAATAGACTATAACACATTACAAATCACACCCTTGACGTTGTGCTAAGGAACCGAATGTTATTTTGATACAAACTCATGCACATGATTCATCATCCAAGTAACTTCTAAAACACGGTCTAAATGCAAGAATAATCAGAAAGCAAATTAATTAAGCTAATACAAAATAGCATATATACCGGGTGGAATTCTAGACCATGAAATGGAGAAGCGGCATGCAGTGGAATTTGAGAGGTCTTGGGTCAATTTAATCATGATGTGTGTCACGACGGTATCCTACTCTTTCATGGGAAATGGATCTTTGTGTGGTTATGTTCACCCAAAGAGGGGTCTGAG contains the following coding sequences:
- the LOC137742410 gene encoding beta-glucosidase 18-like isoform X1, which produces MTFNCLLYPFSVLLISYSVLAQCLKPHEEIQRSAFPNDFFFGAATSSYQVEGAYLQDGKGLSNWDVFTKIPGKIEDNANGDVADDHYNLYLEDIELMHSLGIRGYRFSISWSRILPDGMLGTPNPSGITFYNKLINHLVSKGIEPFVTIHHTDLPYMLEARDGGWLSPLLREEFAHFATICFKNFGDRVRYWVTINEPNLIADLAYIRGIFPPARCSPPFGNCSTGNSDVEPLIAMHNMLIAHGMAVDIYRSLFWPKQQGFIGIVSSAFMYEPLRDEERDRLAADRALAFNVAWMLDPLIYGDYPAEMRQCHGLALPKFSANEKRLLRGSIDFIGVNHYSTLYVKDCINSTCPSGGDRPIRGFLNTTSYRDGVPIGEPTGTSYLFVVPRGMEEIIDYLKRRYHNVPMFVTENGYTLPAQQNELQDMGRINFHKAYLVSLARAIRKGANVRGYFIWSLMDNFEWLSGYTSRFGLYYVDRQTLERTPKLSAKWFASFLKNNTHNEKEESSAAASSVQG
- the LOC137742410 gene encoding beta-glucosidase 18-like isoform X2, translated to MTFNCLLYPFSVLLISYSVLAQCLKPHEEIQRSAFPNDFFFGAATSSYQVEGAYLQDGKGLSNWDVFTKIPGKIEDNANGDVADDHYNLYLEDIELMHSLGIRGYRFSISWSRILPDGMLGTPNPSGITFYNKLINHLVSKGIEPFVTIHHTDLPYMLEARDGGWLSPLLREEFAHFATICFKNFGDRVRYWVTINEPNLIADLAYIRGIFPPARCSPPFGNCSTGNSDVEPLIAMHNMLIAHGMAVDIYRSLFWGFIGIVSSAFMYEPLRDEERDRLAADRALAFNVAWMLDPLIYGDYPAEMRQCHGLALPKFSANEKRLLRGSIDFIGVNHYSTLYVKDCINSTCPSGGDRPIRGFLNTTSYRDGVPIGEPTGTSYLFVVPRGMEEIIDYLKRRYHNVPMFVTENGYTLPAQQNELQDMGRINFHKAYLVSLARAIRKGANVRGYFIWSLMDNFEWLSGYTSRFGLYYVDRQTLERTPKLSAKWFASFLKNNTHNEKEESSAAASSVQG